One genomic window of Muntiacus reevesi chromosome 4, mMunRee1.1, whole genome shotgun sequence includes the following:
- the LOC136167480 gene encoding cathelicidin-3-like, with protein sequence MAGTPSKMERVPNRSSFSLGRWSLWLLRLGLVLPSTSAQALSYREAVLHTGDCINDRSTEANLYCLLELDSPPKDVEDHSAPKPVSFRVKETICPRTSQQPPEQCNFKENGLVKQCVGTVSLDQSEDQFDLNCNELQSVRAKRPQPPKPQPPHRPRPRPRSLFLPRFPGKR encoded by the exons ATGGCAGGAACTCCCAGCAAAATGGAGAGAGTTCCCAAC AGGTCCAGCTTCTCCCTGGGACGGTGGTCACTATGGCTACTGCGGCTGGGACTAGTGCTGCCCTCGACCTCTGCCCAGGCCCTCAGCTACAGGGAGGCCGTGCTTCACACTGGGGATTGCATCAATGACAGGTCCACAGAAGCTAATCTCTACTGCCTCTTGGAGCTAGACTCACCTCCCAAGGAT GTGGAGGACCACAGTGCTCCAAAGCCTGTGAGCTTCAGGGTGAAGGAGACCATATGCCCCAGGACGAGCCAGCAACCCCCAGAGCAGTGTAACTTCAAGGAGAATGGG CTAGTGAAACAGTGTGTGGGGACAGTCAGCCTGGACCAGTCCGAAGACCAGTTTGACCTAAACTGTAATGAG CTTCAGAGTGTCAGGGCTAAACGACCTCAGCCTCCCAAGCCTCAGCCTCCTCACAGGCCAAGGCCAAGGCCACGGTCATTGTTCCTGCCAAGGTTCCCCGGAAAGCGGTGA